In one Ictalurus punctatus breed USDA103 chromosome 19, Coco_2.0, whole genome shotgun sequence genomic region, the following are encoded:
- the mdm2 gene encoding E3 ubiquitin-protein ligase Mdm2, which yields MATENCLSSSQINKIDNEKLVRPKVQLLTLLKDAGADKDVFTMKEVMFYLGKYIMSKELYDKQQQHIVHCGNDALGTVLGVTSFSVKEPRALFAMISKNLIAVKIPDSQSTFRERRAVSEAERGPEETNPQSSTSTQQQQQQQQQQQQQQQQQQRRRRRSSDPASLSAEDEPGEPRKRHKSDSISLTFDDSLSWCVIGGLRRERQSSESSVSHSNSEVGISHSDESEECDDTDSDNFSVEFEVESIDSDAYSENDEDSLPGEDEVYEVTIIAEDEDSFDEDTEITEEDYWKCAECEELNPPLPRHCKSCWKVRPGWLPETFFTSENPGNDVQTDVNTDLEPKAPCAESPTPTLDPDEGVDVPDGKSTRSQSTSCSDSQGSSLCYSQPSTSSGQEDTPELERTTSSNSIESCLPASCLEPCVICQSRPKNGCIVHGRTGHLMACYTCAKKLKKRNKLCPVCREPIQSVVLTYVS from the exons ATGGCTACGGAGAACTGTCTGAGCAGTTCACAGATCAACAAGATTGACAACGAAAAGCTG GTAAGACCCAAAGTGCAGTTGCTAACCCTGTTAAAAGATGCAGGTGCGGATAAGGACGTGTTCACCATGAAGGAG GTTATGTTCTACCTGGGCAAGTACATCATGAGCAAGGAGTTGTATGacaagcagcagcagcacatcGTGCACTGTGGAAACGACGCCCTCGGCACCGTGCTCGGAGTGACCAGCTTCTCCGTCAAAGAACCACG AGCTTTGTTTGCAATGATTTCTAAAAATCTCATAGCAGTGAAAATTCCAG ACTCCCAGTCGACGTTTAGAGAACGTAGAGCTGTAAGTGAAGCTGAGCGAGGGCCAGAG GAGACAAACCCCCAATCATCTACCTCcacacaacagcagcagcagcagcaacaacaacaacaacaacaacaacagcagcagcagcgcagGAGACGGCGGAGCAGTGATCCcg CGAGTCTCTCGGCCGAGGACGAACCCGGCGAGCCTAGGAAGAGGCACAAGTCCGACAGCATCTCCCTGACGTTTGACGACAGCCTGTCGTGGTGCGTGATCGGAGGCCTgcgcagagagagacagagcagcgAGTCTTCAGTATCGCACAGCAATTCG GAAGTAGGTATATCTCACAGTGACGAGAGTGAAGAATGTGACGATACCGACTCCGATAACTTCAGCGTAGAGTTCGAGGTGGAGTCTATCGATTCGGACGCTTACAGCGAGAACGATGAAGACTCCCTACCCGGCGAAGACGAG gTCTATGAAGTTACAATAATTGCCGAGGACGAAGACTCTTTTGATGAAGATACGGAGATCACTGAGGag GACTATTGGAAATGTGCCGAGTGTGAAGAGCTGAACCCTCCCCTCCCTCGCCACTGCAAAAGCTGCTGGAAGGTCCGCCCGGGATGGCTCCCCGAGACTTTCTTCACGTCCGAGAACCCCGGCAACGACGTGCAAACCGACGTCAACACGGACCTCGAACCCAAAGCACCGTGCGCCGAATCTCCGACTCCGACCCTCGACCCGGACGAAGGCGTGGACGTCCCGGACGGCAAGAGCACGCGCTCGCAGAGTACTTCCTGCTCCGACTCGCAGGGCTCGTCTCTGTGCTACTCGCAGCCCTCCACCTCCTCCGGCCAGGAGGACACACCTGAGCTGGAGCGCACCACCAGCTCAAACAGCATCGAGTCGTGCCTTCCCGCGTCCTGCCTGGAACCCTGCGTCATCTGCCAGAGCAGACCCAAGAACGGCTGCATCGTCCACGGACGCACCGGACACCTCATGGCCTGCTACACCTGCGCCAAGAAGCTTAAAAAGCGCAACAAGCTGTGCCCCGTGTGCAGGGAGCCCATTCAGTCCGTCGTCCTCACCTACGTCAGCTGA